In Alphaproteobacteria bacterium, the genomic window GCTTCGCGCACTCGCCGAAGCGGAGAATACCCGCCGCCGTGCGAGGAAGGAATCCGAGGATACCGCCAAGTACGCCGTCGCCAACATGGCGCGGGATTTTCTGTCGATCCCCGACAACTTGCATCGCGTGCTCGAAAGCATTCCGGCCGAGGGGCGCACGTCGAGCGAGCTTCTCGAAAAACTCGCGGCTGGCGTCGAGCTTGTGGAGCGCGAAGCGCAAACGATCCTCGAACGCCACGGCATCAAGCGGATCGATCCGCTCGGCCAGCCGTTCGACCATAACTTCCACCAGGCACTCTTCGAAGTCCCGACCACGGATCGACCGGCCGGCACGGTCGTGCAGGTCTTGGCGCCCGGCTACGTCATCCATGATCGCCTCTTGCGTCCGGCGCTGGTCGGGGTCGCCAAGGTGCCCGCGGGTGGCGCCAAGGACGACCCGGGCGACGACTCGGCTGCGCGCATCGACACGACCGTCTGAGGTCGCCCATGTCCGATCCCCAGTCCGATCGACCGGACGACGACTCTGAGGATCGGCGGCCCCCGCATGCGGGCCTTGCGGCACTGGCGCTCGTTGCGGCGCTACTCGTTGTCGGTATTTTCTTGACGCACAAGCTCAGGGATATGTCGGCGCTGCAGGACTGCGTGATGTCAGGGCGGACCAATTGCGCGCCGATCTCCCCGGGCGGCAAATAGCCGCCCGCATCCGGGGAAGGCAATGCACTATCCGGGCCGCTCGATCAGGAAGGCGCTCGCCGGA contains:
- the grpE gene encoding nucleotide exchange factor GrpE encodes the protein MAQSKDNGTGKMTNLQGEDEAKEAQMRNEIDGEIEQGREDRISPGEASAEQTVDDLMAAGETIAKLEQEIAGLKDQMLRALAEAENTRRRARKESEDTAKYAVANMARDFLSIPDNLHRVLESIPAEGRTSSELLEKLAAGVELVEREAQTILERHGIKRIDPLGQPFDHNFHQALFEVPTTDRPAGTVVQVLAPGYVIHDRLLRPALVGVAKVPAGGAKDDPGDDSAARIDTTV